Proteins encoded together in one Psychrobacter sp. 28M-43 window:
- a CDS encoding DHA2 family efflux MFS transporter permease subunit, whose translation MVTLTPTQDKYLPYVLAVALFMQILDATILNTSLPQMAQALGESPLKMQWAVISYALTLAIFIPISGFLADKYGTRRVFLSAVIIFCVGSLLCAASQTLDFLVASRVVQGIGGAMMTPVARLILVKSYPRNKLLTVMNFAVIPALVAPLVGPVLGGYIVQYASWHWIFLINIPMGVAGFIMGKKLVPALFEDTKRLDWTGFVLFAAAACGFTLAVEFGSQTGREVYGLLLGLGASLLIGAYIWHAKRRAAPLFPLSLFDIRTFRIGITGNLFTRLGISAVPFLLPLLLQVVFEYSPSQAGWLLAPIAVGAIGIKPWVSKIIQRFSYRKVLVYNTLFMGSLIIVLAQFNDASQWLWFIPILTVMGACNSMQFSAMNTITIGDLQGTQTSSGNSLMAVNQQLAISFGIAFGAAVLNLLRERLQMDTLVAFQTTYWILGILTILSGLYFLRLKPEDGRGLY comes from the coding sequence ATGGTAACGCTCACCCCGACTCAAGATAAATACTTACCCTATGTGCTAGCAGTCGCGCTGTTTATGCAAATTTTAGACGCTACTATTTTGAACACCTCGTTGCCACAAATGGCGCAGGCACTCGGTGAGTCACCACTAAAGATGCAGTGGGCCGTCATCAGCTACGCATTAACCTTGGCGATTTTTATCCCTATCAGTGGTTTTTTAGCGGATAAATATGGCACACGCCGCGTATTTTTATCGGCGGTCATCATTTTTTGTGTTGGCTCATTACTGTGCGCGGCGTCGCAAACACTAGATTTTTTGGTTGCTTCACGTGTGGTACAGGGTATCGGCGGTGCCATGATGACGCCTGTCGCTCGTTTAATATTGGTCAAGTCTTATCCACGCAATAAGCTGCTCACTGTGATGAATTTTGCCGTGATACCAGCTTTGGTTGCACCACTAGTCGGTCCAGTATTGGGTGGCTATATCGTGCAGTATGCCAGCTGGCATTGGATATTTTTGATTAATATACCGATGGGTGTGGCAGGTTTTATCATGGGCAAAAAACTGGTCCCAGCGCTATTCGAAGATACCAAGCGTCTTGACTGGACAGGGTTTGTATTATTTGCCGCCGCTGCCTGCGGATTCACACTGGCTGTCGAGTTTGGTTCACAGACAGGTCGCGAGGTTTATGGGTTGTTGCTTGGGTTGGGCGCAAGTCTATTGATCGGTGCGTACATCTGGCATGCCAAACGGCGAGCAGCTCCCCTGTTTCCACTCAGCTTGTTTGATATTCGTACCTTTCGAATTGGTATTACAGGCAACTTGTTTACGCGGCTTGGTATCAGTGCAGTACCATTTTTGCTTCCCTTATTACTACAGGTGGTGTTTGAGTACTCACCTTCGCAGGCAGGTTGGCTACTTGCCCCAATTGCGGTGGGTGCTATAGGTATCAAACCTTGGGTTAGCAAGATTATTCAGCGGTTTAGCTATCGCAAAGTACTTGTCTACAATACCTTGTTTATGGGTTCACTTATCATTGTACTAGCGCAGTTTAATGATGCGTCGCAGTGGCTATGGTTTATACCCATCTTGACCGTCATGGGTGCCTGCAACTCTATGCAGTTTAGTGCGATGAATACGATTACGATTGGCGATTTACAGGGCACACAAACCAGTAGCGGTAATAGCTTAATGGCGGTCAATCAGCAGTTGGCGATTAGCTTTGGTATTGCGTTCGGTGCTGCTGTGTTGAATCTACTACGTGAGCGTCTACAGATGGATACACTAGTGGCGTTCCAAACCACTTATTGGATATTGGGCATTTTGACCATTCTCTCGGGGCTGTATTTTTTACGTCTGAAACCTGAAGATGGCCGCGGTTTATACTAG
- the bfr gene encoding bacterioferritin: MTGDKEVIRALNKVLGQSLIAINQYFLHARIARHWGLEALNDSLYKQSIAEMKWSDDLIARILLLGGLPNLQELGKVLVGEDVPEIIECNLRLERQKFDIITDAITLCETKSDYVSRQLLVTLKDGNEEYEDWLETQQDLIESIGVERYIQSQMSDDDA, from the coding sequence ATGACAGGGGATAAAGAAGTTATTCGCGCGTTAAACAAAGTACTTGGGCAGTCATTGATTGCCATCAACCAGTATTTTTTGCATGCACGTATTGCACGTCATTGGGGGCTAGAGGCGCTTAATGACTCATTATATAAGCAATCTATTGCTGAGATGAAATGGTCAGACGACCTAATCGCTCGTATTTTGCTGTTAGGCGGCTTGCCAAACTTGCAGGAACTGGGCAAGGTATTGGTCGGCGAAGATGTACCAGAAATCATTGAGTGCAACCTACGTCTTGAGAGACAAAAGTTCGATATTATTACTGATGCCATCACCTTATGTGAGACAAAGTCTGACTACGTCTCTCGCCAGCTATTAGTCACGCTAAAAGATGGCAATGAAGAGTATGAAGATTGGTTAGAGACACAGCAGGACTTGATTGAGAGTATTGGTGTAGAGCGCTACATCCAATCGCAAATGAGTGATGATGACGCATAA
- the bfr gene encoding bacterioferritin, with translation MIGSQKVIDYLNFLLGGELAARDQYFIHSEMYAEWHYGKLYDRIHHEMEDETLHAQNIIRRILMLSGTPKMSVDAIHIGATVPEMLQFDLDLEYQVQKHLKEGIALCEAEHDYVTREMLVEQLKDTEEDHAHWLEQQLRLIDMIGLPNYLQSQMAEVTPNIV, from the coding sequence ATGATAGGTAGCCAGAAAGTCATTGATTATTTGAATTTCTTACTAGGTGGTGAGCTTGCCGCTCGTGACCAATATTTTATCCATTCAGAGATGTATGCTGAGTGGCACTATGGCAAGTTATACGACCGTATCCATCATGAAATGGAAGACGAAACGCTACATGCACAGAACATCATTCGCCGTATCTTGATGTTGAGTGGCACGCCAAAGATGTCTGTCGATGCTATCCATATCGGTGCGACTGTCCCTGAGATGTTGCAGTTTGACCTAGATTTAGAGTATCAAGTACAAAAGCATCTAAAAGAAGGTATCGCACTTTGCGAAGCTGAGCATGACTATGTCACGCGTGAGATGCTGGTTGAGCAGTTGAAAGACACCGAAGAAGATCATGCGCATTGGCTTGAGCAGCAGCTCCGTCTTATCGACATGATTGGTCTACCGAATTACCTACAAAGCCAAATGGCTGAAGTCACTCCTAATATTGTCTGA
- a CDS encoding (2Fe-2S)-binding protein: protein MYVCICNNVKEKQIKAAIAAGVDTLDGLKDTLDVATCCGCCEPMVNDYLDEHHAKLDNLAYAV, encoded by the coding sequence ATGTACGTATGTATCTGTAACAACGTAAAAGAAAAGCAAATCAAAGCAGCTATTGCTGCAGGTGTTGATACGCTCGATGGTCTAAAAGATACGCTCGATGTAGCAACGTGCTGTGGCTGCTGTGAGCCGATGGTCAATGACTACCTAGACGAACATCATGCAAAACTCGATAATCTAGCATACGCCGTTTAA
- a CDS encoding ArsR/SmtB family transcription factor produces MSDNNFTIRPIDLFKVLSDPTRLKIFQILFKKEARCVGDLVDMLDQPQPTISRHLNHLKKLGILSCVRDGTWMWYEVADDLPDWCQDILDITYEQITPRGTSSDVSDLA; encoded by the coding sequence ATGTCTGATAATAATTTTACGATACGACCTATCGATTTATTCAAAGTCCTATCTGATCCGACACGTCTAAAAATATTTCAAATTCTTTTCAAAAAAGAAGCACGTTGCGTGGGTGATTTGGTAGATATGCTTGACCAGCCACAACCGACGATATCGCGCCACCTAAACCATTTGAAAAAACTGGGTATTTTGAGCTGTGTGCGTGACGGTACTTGGATGTGGTATGAGGTCGCTGATGATTTACCAGATTGGTGTCAAGATATCTTAGACATCACCTACGAGCAAATCACTCCTAGAGGAACTAGTAGTGATGTATCGGATCTTGCTTAG
- a CDS encoding sulfate/molybdate ABC transporter ATP-binding protein produces the protein MSIEIRNVNKKFGNFTALDNINITVPTGKLTTLLGPSGCGKTTLLRIIAGLEYADSGQVLFDELDVTNTPVQKRHIGFMFQHYALFRHKNIADNVAFGLTLLPKNERPSKADINKRVSELLDLVQLPQVANAYPHQLSGGQRQRIALARALAVKPKLLLLDEPFGALDAKVRKELRTWLKNIHHELGITSIMVTHDQEEARAVSDEIVVMNQGRVEQVGTSEELIHQPANAFISDFLDLV, from the coding sequence ATGAGCATTGAGATTCGCAACGTTAATAAAAAATTCGGCAATTTTACGGCTTTAGACAATATCAATATCACCGTGCCGACTGGCAAACTGACGACGTTACTAGGCCCGTCAGGCTGCGGTAAGACCACTTTGCTACGTATTATCGCGGGTCTAGAGTATGCCGACTCTGGACAGGTATTGTTTGATGAGCTGGATGTGACCAATACTCCAGTCCAAAAGCGCCATATTGGCTTTATGTTTCAGCATTATGCCTTGTTTCGCCATAAGAACATCGCGGATAATGTGGCGTTTGGATTGACCTTGTTACCAAAAAACGAACGCCCGAGCAAAGCGGATATCAATAAGCGCGTGTCAGAGCTCTTAGACCTCGTACAGCTACCACAAGTTGCCAATGCTTATCCGCATCAGCTATCAGGTGGTCAGCGCCAGCGCATTGCCTTAGCACGTGCACTTGCTGTTAAACCGAAGCTGTTGCTGCTAGATGAGCCGTTTGGTGCACTAGATGCCAAAGTCCGTAAAGAACTGCGCACATGGCTAAAGAACATCCACCACGAGCTTGGTATCACCAGTATCATGGTAACGCACGACCAAGAAGAAGCGCGAGCGGTATCAGATGAGATCGTCGTGATGAATCAGGGCCGAGTAGAGCAGGTGGGCACGTCAGAGGAGCTGATACATCAGCCAGCCAACGCCTTTATCAGTGACTTCTTAGATCTTGTATAA